GAAATGACGATATTTGCGCGATATGGCAAAATTAGAATATTCATTGGACCAAATTGATCTTCAAATTCTGAGGATTATGCAAGACAATGCGCGCACGAACAACGCAGATATCGCGCGTGAATTAGGAATGGCACCTTCTGCTATCCTGGAGCGCGTTAAAAAACTTGAGCAAAAGGATGTTATCCTTCAATATAACGCTCGAATCAATCCTGCAGCATTAGACCAGAAAATGCTTTCCTTCATCTTTATCAAAACACAAGATATCATTGGTGTGCAAAAAGTAGGACTCTTATTAGCCGAGATTCCAGACGTGCTTGAAGTGCATGATATCGCCGGTGAAGATGGCTATCTAATTAAAGTAAGAACGAATGACTCTGCAGGTTTAGTCGACCTCATGCGCAATTCATTAAGTAAAATCGAGGGGATTATCTCCACCCGTACGACTATCGTTCTAGAAACAGTAAAAGAAGACAACAAATTAGTGATTCCTACAAAGGAATAAGCATACCATGGTAAAAGATACAACTACCCCATCAGCAAGCACTATCATTTTTGCATATGCTGTCGTTTATGTGGTTTGGGGTTCCACTTTCTTCTTTATTGAAAAGGCGTTGCATGCCTTCCCTCCTTTTGTATTAGGCTCTATCCGTTTTATTATTGCGGGTACACTACTTATGGGTTATTGTTATCTAAAAGGATACAAGATCTATATTAAAAAAGCAGTAAAGGATGCTGCCTTTGTTGGCTTCCTTCTACTATTTATTGATATGGCAGCGATTATATGGTCTGAACAGTTCATCTCCAGTGCCATCGTATCGATACTCTCTGCTGCGACTGCTATTTGGTTCATCATCTTAGATAAACCAAAGTGGAAAGAGAACTTCTCTAGCGTAACGACGATCCTTGGTCTCATATTGGGCTTTATTGGTGTCATTATGTTGTTTGCAGAACAGATATTCGGCCCTGCCTCAGAATCGGCAGAAAGCGAGAATAAGCTAACAGCGATGATTGTCTTAACCTTAGGGACCATCGGTTGGACAGTTGGCTCCCTATGGTCAAAATATAGCAAAGAAAGAACAAAAGGAAAACCGACTGATGCTGATGCCCTTGCGCCGGCAAAAGAGGAAGATCTGAATGTGATGGTAAAAACTGCTTGGCAAATGGTCGTAGCAGGGACAGCATTTACTACTGTGGCATTGTTCAATGGGGAATACAGCCGATTTGATCCGGCAACTGTATCGGTAGAATATTGGGGCGCTATGGTCTACCTAGCTCTAATGGGATCTATTTTAGCATTTAGCTGTTATATTTTCCTATTGCAAGTGCGTCCGGCGACAGAGGTAAGTACGTATGCTTATGTCAACCCAATCGTTGCCCTTATCCTCGTGCACTTCTTTACCGACCACGAGGTTACCAAGCTGCAAATTATCGGACTAGCGGTCGTATTATTCTCGGTTCTATTGATGAACTGGAATTTATATCAAGACAGCAGTTTAGTGAGAAACTACAAACGAAGAAGAAAGATCAAGAAGCTGCGCCATATGGCTCCGAAATCCAGTATTCCACGTATCGTTGAAGTGGTAGAATTTGGTAAGAAGAAACCGAAAAAAGAAAGCGAAATCAAAGATTTGCCAACTGAAGAAACACAAAGAACAGAAGAATAAAAGAAGCGCCTTGTTTTTGACAAGGCGCTTCTCTTTTACAAACCAATACTGGTATTATGATCGATTACGGCATTTTTCTTGACGACTATAATTCCATCGACTACAGAATAATGCTCAAAATCACCATCCGGCAAATGCTTTCCGCCTTTGATGCGAACATCATTACCAATACGGCAATTTTTATCTAGAATGGCATTTTCGATATAACAACGTTCACCAACACCGATTGGTGGCGGCTCTTGGCTATTAGTCATTTCCAAAACCTCGGTCAGCTCCTCATAATAATCAGAACCCATCATGTAAGTCATTTTAATGACCGTTCCAGCACCGACACGAGAGCGGATCCCCATCACCGAACGATGGATCTTATCCGCCAAAATGATACAGCCGTCGGAAACAATCACATGATTTAAAGTAGTCCCCGACACCTTCGATGGAGGCAGCATACGCGCACGTGTATATACCGTCTCACCAAAAAGATTAAATGCTGGAATATCATCCGTTAGACCAATGTTAGCTTCAAAAAATGAGGAAATAGTACCGATATCAGTCCAATAGTTATCATACTGATAGCTCAATATCTTGACGTTGCCTATGGCATCCGGAATAATTTCCTTCCCAAAATCCATTCCTTTATTCTCCGCTAATAGCTTCTTCATGATACCCTTTGAGAAAACATAGATACCCATCGAAGCCAGATAATTTCTACCCTGCTTTTCCAATTCTTCCGGAACCTCCGATGTCCAATCTGGAAGCAAATCCTTGCTAGGTTTCTCGATAAAAGATGATACCTCGCCGTTTTCGTCGGACTTCAAAATCCCAAAGCCTGTAGCCTCTTTTCCCGAAACAGGAATCGTTGCGATAGTAATATCGCCGCCGCCCTTCACGTGGAAATCGACCATCGCGGAATAATCCATCTGATATAATTGGTCTCCCGAAAGAATCAGTACGTAGTCATAATCCACATTGACTAAGTTCTTCTGCGTACGGCGTACCGCATCTGCAGTTCCCTCAAACCAACTATCCCCTTCACTAGTCTGCTCAGCAGCAAGAATATCCACAAAACCTTTACTGAAAATACTAAAGTTGTAGGAGTTCTTGATGTGCTTGTTCAGCGACGCAGAGTTAAATTGTGTCAGTACAAATATCTTGTTGTAACCTGAGTTCAAACAGTTAGAGATGGGAATATCCACCAATCTGTATTTTCCAGCGATAGGAACCGCAGGTTTAGACCGCTGGTCGGTCAATGGATAAAGGCGTGTCCCTCGGCCTCCTCCTAATACAATTGAAACAACTTTGTGCGCCATATCATCTAAGTAATTGGTTATATAAATCAATATATTTTTGAGCAGACTTATGCCAGGAAAAATCCAGTTCCATGGCATTTGCTCGAATCTCATCAAATTGCTTCTCGTCGGAAATATAAGTCAATGCTCTACGAACGGTCGCTGCAGCTTGAGCCGCATCGACATCTGCAAATACAAAACCATAGCCTGCATCTTCCACATCAATAACCGTGTCCTTTAGTCCTCCAATTTTGCGAACAATCGGAATAGTACCATACTTCAATGCATAAAGCTGATTCAAGCCACATGGTTCTACGCGCGACGGCATAATCAAGAGGTCAGACGCGGCGTAAACCTGATGCGCCAAGCCTTCGTTATAGCCAAAGAAAACTCCTAACCTACCCTTGAAACGTTGCGTCAATGCAGCAATACTATTTTGTATATTGGCATCGCCAGAGCCCAAAATAAAGACGCTGAGTTGTACATCCGCCGGACTCAATAAGTCCTCGATAATCGGAGCTAAAATATCAGCACCCTTTTCGCTTGCAAAACGGCCTATAAAACTTAAAAGAGGTAAGGCCGGATCCAAGCCATATTGAGTACAAAGGATTTTCTTATTTGCCAATTTGCCCTCGTCAACTTGTGCGATTCCATAATTCTCGATAATCAACTGATCGTTGATCGGATCCCAATAAGCAGGATCAATACCATTGACAATGCCGTGGGATTTCCCACGTTCATCATAAAACAAGGCTTGTAATCCGTTTGCCTCCTCATAAAGCTCCTCTAGATAGCCTTCGGATACTGTAGTATAAGCATCGCAGCATTTTATAGCGGTTGCTAATGGATTGATCAGACCATCCCAATCCAAGAGTCCCCATTTCCAGGTGTCAAATCCTGGAAGTAATATACCCTTGTTCCAATTCATCCAACCTTGGTATTGTCCGTTATGCACCGTGAAAACAGTGCGAATATCTGCTAAGGATCGGTAGTCATTCGTATAGCGTATCAGAAACGGAATCAGACCGACGTGATGATCATGACAATGCAACACATCCGGCTTCAGCTCATTTGTTTTCAAATAATGTAGTACGGCGTGCTGAAAAGCAATCCATTGCTCTGCTTCATCCGGATAACAGTAGACCTCTTCACGGTCCAACACCCCCGGAATACGAATCAGATAAAGTGGAAATCCAAGCGTATCCTTGCTTTCCCGAAGCACCTCATAGCTCAGTAAAGCCGATCCTTGATAAATCTCTCCTTTCGCAATAGATTCAAATTCATGATCCTGCGTAAATTTCCGATCAAAATAAGGCATCATAACAGCGGCATCAACACCCAATTGACGTTGATATTTCGGCAATGAACCAACAACATCCGCTAATCCACCGACCTTTGCAACAGGAAAACACTCTACACTTAAATGAATAACTTGCATAATCTATAAAACGCGTTTAAAAATTAACCCCGCTAATGGCGGAATATCTAATACAATAGACTGCTTTTGGTTCATCCAAAATACAGCATCTGTGGCAACTTTCTTTTTCACGGAAACGCCACTGCCATGATACTTTGTCTCGTCAGAATTAAGTACTAATTCCCAGGTACCGGCATGCGTTGCTCCCACTCGGAAATTACGCCGCACAACAGGCGTCAGGTTCAAAACTACCAGCAGATCATTTTCTTCATTATGCCCCTTCCGGGTGTAAACGAAAAGACTATTCGTATGATCAGCCATCTCAATCCATGCAAAACCTTCCGGACTGAAAGCCTTCTCATACAATGCCGGGTAATTTCTATAAACCTTATTTAGGTCGGACACGAATTTCTTCATGCCCGAGTGTGGTTTGAATTGTAAGAGATGCCAGTCCAAAGACTGGTTCACATTCCATTCCGATGTTTGCCCAAATTCACCTCCCATAAACAGCAATTTGCTGCCACTAAAAGTGAACATATAGAGATAAAGTGACCTTAAGTTAGCAAACTTTTGCCACTCATCACCAGGCATTTTATAGATTAAAGATTGCTTACCATACACGACTTCATCGTGAGACAGTGGAAGCATAAAATTTTCTGTAAAAGCATATACTCCAGCAAAAGTCATCTTATCATGATGGTAAGATCTGTTGATCGGATCTTCTTTAAAGTAAGCCAATGTGTCGTGCATCCAACCCATCATCCATTTCATCCCGAAGCCTAAGCCGTTTTGAAATGTTGCCCGACTAACGCCCGGCCATGAGGTCGATTCCTCTGCTATCGTTTGTGTATTTGGAAAGTATTTATAAACCGCCTCGTTCAGTTCTTTAAGAAATGCAACGGCCTCCAAATTTTCATTGCCACCAAATTCATTCGGTATCCATTCATCTTTTTTTCTCGAATAATCGAGATACAACATGGATGCAACCGCATCGACACGAAGTCCATCAACGTGATAACGGTCCAACCAGAAGAAGGCATTGCTGATCAAAAATGACTTTACCTCATTGCGCCCATAATTGAAGATATAAGACTGCCAATCTGGGTGAAACCCTTTCTTGGGATCCTCATGCTCAAAAAGATGTGTCCCATCGAAACGATAAAGACCATGAGCATCGCCCGGAAAATGTGATGGCACCCAATCGAGCAGCACCCCAATACCGGCCTGATGCAGCGCATCGATAAGCCCCATTAATTCCTGCGGACTTCCGTAGCGCGAGCTGGCAGCAAAATAACCTGTAATCTGATATCCCCAAGATGGATAATAAGGATGCTCCATAACCGGCATGAACTCTACATGGGTAAAGCCCATTTCCAATAGGTAAGGAATTAAGCGATCGGCGATTTCCTTATAGCTAAAGAAACGATCCGGATGTTTCGGATCTCGCATCCAGGATCCTAAGTGCATCTCATATACGGAATACGGACGGTCTAATGCGTTCGTTTCACGACGATTAAACATCCATTCTGAATCCGTCCAGGAGTACCAAGTCGTCGATACAATAGAAGCTGTGCTCGGTGGAATCTCCGTATGCAGGGCGAAGGGATCTGCCTTCTCCAAGCGCTCCCCCTGATTCGTTAAGATATGGTATTTATAAACCTCTCCATTTTGCAGCTTAGGGATAAAACCTTCCCATATACCACTGCTGTCCCAACGTACATGAAGCTGATGCGAATGTGGGTTCCAACCATTAAAGTTCCCAATAACGGAAACCTCTTTCGCATTCGGTGCCCAAACGGCAAAGTAGACCCCGTCGACAGCGTCGATCCTTAACTCATGGGATCCGAATTTTTCATAAAGCTTATAATGCCTTCCTGACCGAAATAATGAAACATCAAAATCCGACAGTAAGCTATGTACTTGAACCGCTTCAGTCATGCTTAACTTGTTTTTCTATGAGTAGAGTTACTATTGAATGATTATCTTCTTAAAATCACGGTCTAATTGTACATAGGATCGTCCTTCTGCATCTGTTTTAAAATCAATTTTTAAACCGTCGACAACCAATTGCTTCGGTGTAAACGGTAAGCCTACAAGATATAGATCGAACGTGCTATAGTTCGGCGTATATAAGCCTTGCTCGCCTTGACGAATACTTACCGAGGCGGCTTGCCCTTCAGCAATAAAATGCTTATCCATGTAGACGTCTTGCTCGTAAGCAAAGGTGTCCCCATGATCCGAATACACATAAGAGTCGCAGGATTGCTCGGCGAAATAATAGGTCAATTTTAAGGACTCAATCTTTTGCTCTCCCGTATATTGCATCACTGGGAACTCCGGAACTATGGCACCTCCGCGAACAAAGAATGGCATCTCGTCCAATGGTGTATCGATTTGATGTTCCTGACTTCCGGCATAAGTTTGGTTATTGAAATAATAATACCAAGTGCCCTCCGGCAGATAGACAACTTTATTTAACTGTCCCGGGTGCAATACAGGCGAAACCAATAAATGATCGCCAAACATAAATTCTTCTTCGCGTTGAAGGTTCTTGGCGATATGTTGCTCCAATAACGCAATTGGTCTCAATATCGGGTCGCCGTATTTGTGTTGTTGCCAAAATACACTGTAGATATATGGCAATAGTTTATATCGTAATTCAATAAATTTCTTACAGATAACCTCCCACTCCGGACCGAAGCTCCACGGCTCACGATCGCGGGTATCTCCTGCTGAGTGCACGCGCATAAAGGGTGAGAAAACACCAAACTGCATCCAACGTGTATATAGTTCGCCATCTGGTTCGCCTGTGAATCCGCCAATATCCGTACCGCAGAACGACATACCGGAAACCGATAACCGCTGCAATTGCAACGTACCGATGCGCAAATGTTCCCAGGTAGCAATATTATCCCCTGTCCACACCGAAGAGTAACGCTGTGTGCCCGAATAGGCAGCACGTGTAATCGTAAATGGTCGCTTGTTACGGTATAATTTCTTCAATCCCTCGTAAGTCGCTCGAACCATCTGCATCCCGTAGATATTATGGGCTTTGCGATGCGAACCGCGGTGCCCTTCGAATTGATGACGGACATCGTCTGGGAAAGTTCCTCGACCAAATACAGCCGGCTCGTTCATATCATTCCAAAAGCCAGCTACTCCATCTTCTACCAAGCCTTTATAC
The DNA window shown above is from Sphingobacterium hotanense and carries:
- a CDS encoding EamA family transporter produces the protein MVKDTTTPSASTIIFAYAVVYVVWGSTFFFIEKALHAFPPFVLGSIRFIIAGTLLMGYCYLKGYKIYIKKAVKDAAFVGFLLLFIDMAAIIWSEQFISSAIVSILSAATAIWFIILDKPKWKENFSSVTTILGLILGFIGVIMLFAEQIFGPASESAESENKLTAMIVLTLGTIGWTVGSLWSKYSKERTKGKPTDADALAPAKEEDLNVMVKTAWQMVVAGTAFTTVALFNGEYSRFDPATVSVEYWGAMVYLALMGSILAFSCYIFLLQVRPATEVSTYAYVNPIVALILVHFFTDHEVTKLQIIGLAVVLFSVLLMNWNLYQDSSLVRNYKRRRKIKKLRHMAPKSSIPRIVEVVEFGKKKPKKESEIKDLPTEETQRTEE
- the glgB gene encoding 1,4-alpha-glucan branching protein GlgB — protein: MTEAVQVHSLLSDFDVSLFRSGRHYKLYEKFGSHELRIDAVDGVYFAVWAPNAKEVSVIGNFNGWNPHSHQLHVRWDSSGIWEGFIPKLQNGEVYKYHILTNQGERLEKADPFALHTEIPPSTASIVSTTWYSWTDSEWMFNRRETNALDRPYSVYEMHLGSWMRDPKHPDRFFSYKEIADRLIPYLLEMGFTHVEFMPVMEHPYYPSWGYQITGYFAASSRYGSPQELMGLIDALHQAGIGVLLDWVPSHFPGDAHGLYRFDGTHLFEHEDPKKGFHPDWQSYIFNYGRNEVKSFLISNAFFWLDRYHVDGLRVDAVASMLYLDYSRKKDEWIPNEFGGNENLEAVAFLKELNEAVYKYFPNTQTIAEESTSWPGVSRATFQNGLGFGMKWMMGWMHDTLAYFKEDPINRSYHHDKMTFAGVYAFTENFMLPLSHDEVVYGKQSLIYKMPGDEWQKFANLRSLYLYMFTFSGSKLLFMGGEFGQTSEWNVNQSLDWHLLQFKPHSGMKKFVSDLNKVYRNYPALYEKAFSPEGFAWIEMADHTNSLFVYTRKGHNEENDLLVVLNLTPVVRRNFRVGATHAGTWELVLNSDETKYHGSGVSVKKKVATDAVFWMNQKQSIVLDIPPLAGLIFKRVL
- a CDS encoding glycogen synthase, encoding MQVIHLSVECFPVAKVGGLADVVGSLPKYQRQLGVDAAVMMPYFDRKFTQDHEFESIAKGEIYQGSALLSYEVLRESKDTLGFPLYLIRIPGVLDREEVYCYPDEAEQWIAFQHAVLHYLKTNELKPDVLHCHDHHVGLIPFLIRYTNDYRSLADIRTVFTVHNGQYQGWMNWNKGILLPGFDTWKWGLLDWDGLINPLATAIKCCDAYTTVSEGYLEELYEEANGLQALFYDERGKSHGIVNGIDPAYWDPINDQLIIENYGIAQVDEGKLANKKILCTQYGLDPALPLLSFIGRFASEKGADILAPIIEDLLSPADVQLSVFILGSGDANIQNSIAALTQRFKGRLGVFFGYNEGLAHQVYAASDLLIMPSRVEPCGLNQLYALKYGTIPIVRKIGGLKDTVIDVEDAGYGFVFADVDAAQAAATVRRALTYISDEKQFDEIRANAMELDFSWHKSAQKYIDLYNQLLR
- a CDS encoding glucose-1-phosphate adenylyltransferase, whose translation is MAHKVVSIVLGGGRGTRLYPLTDQRSKPAVPIAGKYRLVDIPISNCLNSGYNKIFVLTQFNSASLNKHIKNSYNFSIFSKGFVDILAAEQTSEGDSWFEGTADAVRRTQKNLVNVDYDYVLILSGDQLYQMDYSAMVDFHVKGGGDITIATIPVSGKEATGFGILKSDENGEVSSFIEKPSKDLLPDWTSEVPEELEKQGRNYLASMGIYVFSKGIMKKLLAENKGMDFGKEIIPDAIGNVKILSYQYDNYWTDIGTISSFFEANIGLTDDIPAFNLFGETVYTRARMLPPSKVSGTTLNHVIVSDGCIILADKIHRSVMGIRSRVGAGTVIKMTYMMGSDYYEELTEVLEMTNSQEPPPIGVGERCYIENAILDKNCRIGNDVRIKGGKHLPDGDFEHYSVVDGIIVVKKNAVIDHNTSIGL
- a CDS encoding Lrp/AsnC family transcriptional regulator translates to MAKLEYSLDQIDLQILRIMQDNARTNNADIARELGMAPSAILERVKKLEQKDVILQYNARINPAALDQKMLSFIFIKTQDIIGVQKVGLLLAEIPDVLEVHDIAGEDGYLIKVRTNDSAGLVDLMRNSLSKIEGIISTRTTIVLETVKEDNKLVIPTKE